The following is a genomic window from SAR202 cluster bacterium.
CTACGGCTTTAATAACCTTAGGACTACCTGGAGAAATGAAAATAACCGACTTAAAATCTCTTTATCATGGAATAATCGAATGCGCATCGACTTATAACACAAAAATTATTGGAGGAGATATTGTAAAATCCCCAATACTTTTTATAACAGTTGCTGTGTACGGTGTTTGCCAAAACCCCACTATGCAACGTTCTCTACTTAAAGAAAACGACTTGATCGGAATAACTGGCTTTACAGGGTTATCAAAAGCAGGATTAGAGCTATCCAAACCAAAAAATGAATTAAAAAATCTAACACCAAATAATTCCCAAATGTTTTACAACGCTCATTTCAGGCCAAAACCAAAGATTAAGGAAGGAAAAATACTGAAAGAAATAGGTGCTATATGTGCCATGGATATAAGTGATGGATTATTTAGTGATCTCAATAAAATGCTTACTGCTAGCCAAATTGGTGCAGTCATCAATCAATCTTCTGTTCCTATCCATCCTGAAATTTCTAAAGTTTTTCCTAACTCAGATTTTGAAATGGCTACTAATGGAGGAGAAGATTATGAAATTTTATTTGGGATTTCGTCTAATAAACTAGATAAAGTAAAATCCTTATTACCAGAATCTCATATCATTGGAAAAGCTTGTTCTGGTGAAGCAGGAGTAATAGAATTGATTGCAGATGATAAAACATACAAATTAAATCGATTCAATGGATGGGATCATTTTAGACAATGAATAGCTTTACCTATATTTCTATATCTGAGGAACAAACACAATCACTAGGCCAAGCTATAGCTCAATTCGCAGCCAGTGATTGTTTATTATTATTAAAAGGAGACTTGGGTACTGGAAAAACCACGCTAACTCAGTCAATTGTCAAAAATATCGATTCTAGTATAAAGGTAAAAAGCCCAACTTTTGTAATAGCTCATGAATACCGATCAGATCCACTGATATACCACGTAGACCTTTATCGTATTGAAGACGAAATTGATTTTTATGACATAGGAATTTTAGAACTAATTAGAGAAGACACCCTATGTATTATAGAATGGCCTGATAAATTTGTAGACATGTTACCACAAGCATATATTATTATAGATATAAAAATCATAGATGATGCATCAAGAGAATTTAAATTTTCATCCAAAGGCAACTTTCACAACAAAGTTTTAACGAATATACAATCTGCAGTAAATGCAATCAAATAAAATTAATGTTATTAGCAATAGATACCACAAATAAAAATTCTGGAATAGCTTTAATCGACAAAAATAAAACAATTGTCGAATTAATAGAATGGAATACCACATATAACCATACCCCAGACTTATTACCTAATATCCATAAAATCTTAACTAACTCTAAATGTGAATTTAGAGATCTCCATGGTATATCCATTAATATCGGCCCTGGTCAATTTAGTGGATTGAGAGTTGGTCTAACTACTGCAAAAACGATTTCATGGTCATATAATCTCCCATTAGTTACATCAACGAGCCTTGAAGTCGAAGCTTATAGCCATCAAAATTTTGATGGTATCGTATGTCCAGTTATTTTACTTAATAAATTACAAATTGCATGGTCAATGTATAATTTTCAACTAGATACATTGCCTGAGATCTACGAAACACATATAGACACTATTGATACATTCTCTGACAATATCAAATTAGCAATCGAACAATCTACGTTATATGAGCAAAACTTTATCCTATGTGGAGATTCTATTTCCAATTTTATAAAATTGGAAATAAATAATAAATACAGATTTATGAATAGTACATCTAGCGAAAGAATAATTAATTTAGCAACAATAGGGTTAGAAAAATTAAATAATAATGAAATAGCTGATACAACAATTATAGAGCCATTTTATTTAAAACCCCCTAGTGTAACAAAACCCAAATAATAAAGGAGAAACAAAATGGAAAAAACATTAGTATTATTAAAACCAGACACTCTGCAAAGAAATCTTGTCGGCCCAATAATTTCTAGATTAGAACAAAGAGGATTAACAATAATCGGACTCAAACTACTACAAATGAATAACGAATTAGCTTCAAAACATTATTCTGCACACGTTGATAAACCATTTTTTGGACCATTGGTCGAATTTATAACATCAGGACCAATCATTGCAATTGCTTTACAAGGAAAAGATAGTGTAAATGTAGTAAGAAATACAATGGGATCAACAAACCCAGTTGATGCCAATCCAGGGACA
Proteins encoded in this region:
- the thiL gene encoding thiamine-phosphate kinase is translated as MKIKDFGEFNIIEYISNTLSKDKVQTSLSNSLDIQIGVGDDTAAWQTQPGLQLATTDTMVDQIHFILNTSNLIDIGWKSIATNLSDIASMGGTPTTALITLGLPGEMKITDLKSLYHGIIECASTYNTKIIGGDIVKSPILFITVAVYGVCQNPTMQRSLLKENDLIGITGFTGLSKAGLELSKPKNELKNLTPNNSQMFYNAHFRPKPKIKEGKILKEIGAICAMDISDGLFSDLNKMLTASQIGAVINQSSVPIHPEISKVFPNSDFEMATNGGEDYEILFGISSNKLDKVKSLLPESHIIGKACSGEAGVIELIADDKTYKLNRFNGWDHFRQ
- the tsaE gene encoding tRNA (adenosine(37)-N6)-threonylcarbamoyltransferase complex ATPase subunit type 1 TsaE; protein product: MNSFTYISISEEQTQSLGQAIAQFAASDCLLLLKGDLGTGKTTLTQSIVKNIDSSIKVKSPTFVIAHEYRSDPLIYHVDLYRIEDEIDFYDIGILELIREDTLCIIEWPDKFVDMLPQAYIIIDIKIIDDASREFKFSSKGNFHNKVLTNIQSAVNAIK
- the tsaB gene encoding tRNA (adenosine(37)-N6)-threonylcarbamoyltransferase complex dimerization subunit type 1 TsaB, which gives rise to MLLAIDTTNKNSGIALIDKNKTIVELIEWNTTYNHTPDLLPNIHKILTNSKCEFRDLHGISINIGPGQFSGLRVGLTTAKTISWSYNLPLVTSTSLEVEAYSHQNFDGIVCPVILLNKLQIAWSMYNFQLDTLPEIYETHIDTIDTFSDNIKLAIEQSTLYEQNFILCGDSISNFIKLEINNKYRFMNSTSSERIINLATIGLEKLNNNEIADTTIIEPFYLKPPSVTKPK
- a CDS encoding nucleoside-diphosphate kinase (catalyzes the formation of nucleoside triphosphate from ATP and nucleoside diphosphate) produces the protein MEKTLVLLKPDTLQRNLVGPIISRLEQRGLTIIGLKLLQMNNELASKHYSAHVDKPFFGPLVEFITSGPIIAIALQGKDSVNVVRNTMGSTNPVDANPGT